Proteins from a genomic interval of Desulfuromonas acetexigens:
- a CDS encoding sensor histidine kinase — protein MAGFFLGRFRARRELFSRQEGLTRIMVMILSTLGGALLLVALSALQKVMAGFPLQPKAFIVPFVFGSGSGVLLGLYLQKIKTSLRQQTRSRRRLSLILRSLHDGVIVTDPSGRIELMNSASRELLPGIEALSAVETLELALPRLVCPLDKSRESLLSSDCPVLLATRQGGKVLRGKFASLHDADGADTGSVLVLQDVTFEHKIERLKSEFIIAAAHELKTPITVLSGFAEMLQDELLSPEQRQDGLRRIYENSWRLNHILDVLLDISCVDSGLPLPLERRIHPVAELLDDVREYCQGLSTNQRFDFSLIASDSRLDIDRVKVEQIFTSLVSNAVKFSPNPGVVRIMGQPEAGFYRFEVVDQGTGMNDEERCRVFDRFFRADASDTALGGIGLGMSLVKAIVEAHGGKISLESQPGLGTRVAFSLPLAQV, from the coding sequence GTGGCCGGATTTTTCCTGGGGCGCTTTCGCGCCCGGCGAGAGCTCTTTTCACGACAGGAAGGACTCACCCGGATCATGGTGATGATCTTGAGTACCCTGGGGGGCGCCCTGTTGCTGGTGGCACTCTCCGCGCTGCAGAAGGTGATGGCGGGCTTTCCTCTCCAACCGAAAGCTTTCATCGTCCCCTTTGTTTTCGGTTCCGGCAGCGGGGTGTTGCTCGGGCTCTATCTGCAGAAGATCAAGACCTCCCTGCGCCAACAGACCCGGAGTCGGCGGCGTTTGAGCCTCATTCTGCGCTCCCTGCACGATGGCGTCATCGTTACCGATCCTTCGGGGCGCATCGAGTTGATGAATTCGGCGTCGCGGGAACTGCTCCCCGGAATCGAAGCCCTTTCTGCCGTCGAGACGCTTGAACTCGCCCTGCCGCGACTGGTTTGTCCGCTGGATAAATCCAGGGAGTCCCTCCTCTCCTCCGACTGTCCCGTCTTGCTCGCGACCCGACAGGGCGGCAAGGTGTTGCGGGGCAAGTTCGCGAGCCTTCATGACGCGGATGGGGCGGATACCGGTTCGGTGCTGGTGTTGCAGGATGTCACCTTCGAGCACAAGATCGAGCGCTTGAAGTCGGAATTCATCATTGCCGCCGCTCATGAACTGAAGACCCCGATTACGGTACTCAGCGGCTTCGCCGAAATGTTACAGGACGAGCTCCTTTCCCCCGAACAGCGTCAGGATGGATTGCGCCGGATCTATGAAAATTCCTGGCGTCTCAACCACATCCTCGACGTGCTGCTCGATATCAGTTGCGTCGATTCGGGGCTGCCGCTGCCGCTCGAACGGCGGATCCATCCCGTAGCCGAGCTGCTCGACGATGTGCGGGAGTACTGTCAGGGGCTATCAACCAACCAGCGTTTTGATTTTTCCCTGATCGCTTCCGACAGTCGTCTCGATATCGACCGGGTTAAAGTCGAACAAATTTTCACCAGCCTGGTGAGCAATGCCGTCAAGTTTTCGCCGAATCCCGGAGTTGTCCGCATCATGGGCCAACCCGAGGCGGGTTTTTACCGCTTCGAGGTGGTCGACCAGGGGACGGGCATGAACGACGAGGAAAGGTGCCGTGTTTTCGACCGCTTTTTCCGGGCCGACGCCTCCGATACGGCGCTGGGCGGCATCGGACTGGGCATGAGCCTGGTCAAGGCCATCGTCGAGGCGCATGGGGGAAAGATCTCCCTGGAAAGTCAGCCGGGACTCGGTACCCGGGTCGCCTTTTCCTTGCCTTTGGCGCAAGTTTGA
- a CDS encoding CHASE2 domain-containing protein, with protein sequence MLHLLESRIGRDLIRGRWLILLAGVGLTLFACLLSVWRPALVSELDQRVYDLLLRVSAESIDDPQVVIVDIDDPSLQEYGQWPWPRSLLALLLDQVRHGEPRAVGVDMMLAEPDRMHPEALDSQLREWLEALFQTPTPPYSDQALARVLADGPFVLGYKVHFDAPGAGVWTGAEPSALALPVPESRLFEARGRLGILPELAESISAAGFLNAVADRDGIFRRIPLLITAQGDLYPGLALATLLLADGVETPALLAGRNELFLRWGERRVPLDKQGNFLVDFPAARGGWQRISAATLLDDPQAAARLKDKVVFVGVAATGLDTRLVSPLGETFLGVEIHARIAANILNGDFIRVPGWFPGADILMLVVSGLLLPILLAWLSPTVGLLLTALSGLLLWTGSAWLLNLHGLFLSPVMPVLLMCAILGAATLLRFRFEERRSHQHQEQTEFMQNFMMQSLCSLASIRDSETGAHILRTEKYLRSVAEELGHHPRYGKILTPDTIDLLCRLASLHDIGKVGVPDLLLLKPGPLTSEEYEEIKKHTTYGRQVIDEAERRAGVSGSPALQTAREIVYCHHEWWDGSGYPEGLKGEEIPLPGRLMAIADVYDALVCQRVYKPSISHDAAVRIIRQRSGTQFDPEIVEAFLRVEKDWKRIYGDLKGQGENEELPNGIVDPLK encoded by the coding sequence ATGCTGCATCTTCTCGAATCGCGGATCGGTCGCGATCTCATCCGCGGGCGATGGCTCATCCTGCTGGCCGGGGTGGGGCTCACCCTTTTCGCCTGCCTCCTCTCGGTTTGGCGACCGGCACTGGTCAGCGAACTGGACCAGCGGGTCTATGATCTGCTGCTCCGGGTTTCCGCCGAATCCATCGACGATCCCCAGGTGGTCATCGTTGATATCGACGACCCCAGCTTACAAGAGTACGGCCAGTGGCCCTGGCCCCGTTCGCTGCTCGCTCTGCTCTTGGACCAGGTGCGTCACGGCGAACCCCGTGCGGTGGGGGTGGACATGATGCTCGCCGAGCCTGACCGCATGCACCCCGAGGCGTTGGATTCGCAATTGCGGGAATGGCTTGAGGCGTTGTTTCAAACGCCGACACCGCCCTATTCCGATCAGGCCCTGGCCCGGGTTCTCGCCGACGGCCCCTTTGTCCTGGGGTACAAGGTTCATTTCGACGCACCGGGCGCCGGTGTCTGGACCGGCGCCGAACCGTCAGCCTTGGCCCTGCCCGTGCCCGAATCCCGTCTCTTTGAAGCCCGGGGTCGTCTGGGAATTCTGCCAGAACTGGCCGAGAGCATTTCCGCCGCCGGATTTCTCAATGCCGTTGCTGATCGCGACGGCATCTTTCGTCGCATCCCTCTCTTGATCACCGCCCAGGGCGATCTCTACCCCGGACTGGCCCTGGCGACCCTGCTTCTTGCCGACGGCGTGGAAACGCCAGCGCTACTGGCCGGCCGAAATGAACTCTTCCTGCGGTGGGGAGAGCGCCGGGTTCCTCTGGATAAACAGGGTAATTTTCTTGTCGATTTTCCGGCGGCTCGGGGCGGCTGGCAGCGGATATCCGCCGCGACCCTGCTGGATGATCCCCAGGCCGCCGCTCGGCTCAAGGACAAGGTCGTCTTTGTCGGCGTCGCCGCCACCGGCCTTGATACCCGCCTGGTCTCTCCTTTGGGTGAAACCTTTCTCGGGGTGGAAATCCACGCTCGCATTGCTGCCAACATCCTCAACGGCGATTTCATCCGGGTGCCGGGCTGGTTTCCCGGTGCCGACATCCTCATGCTGGTCGTTTCCGGGCTGCTCTTGCCGATCTTGCTCGCCTGGCTTTCGCCGACCGTCGGTCTGCTGCTGACCGCCCTTTCCGGGCTGCTGCTCTGGACCGGAAGCGCCTGGCTGCTCAACCTGCATGGGCTCTTCCTCTCTCCGGTCATGCCGGTTCTACTCATGTGTGCCATCCTCGGCGCCGCGACCCTGCTGCGTTTCCGCTTCGAAGAGCGCCGCTCTCATCAGCATCAGGAACAGACCGAGTTCATGCAGAACTTCATGATGCAGTCGCTCTGTTCCCTGGCCAGCATCCGCGACAGCGAAACCGGAGCGCACATCCTGCGCACGGAAAAATATCTGCGTTCCGTGGCGGAGGAGCTTGGTCATCATCCCCGTTACGGCAAGATTCTCACCCCCGACACCATCGATCTCCTCTGCCGTCTGGCTTCCTTGCACGATATCGGCAAGGTCGGGGTGCCCGATCTGCTGCTGCTCAAGCCCGGGCCGCTAACCTCTGAGGAGTACGAGGAAATCAAGAAGCACACCACCTACGGGCGGCAGGTGATTGATGAGGCGGAACGCCGTGCCGGGGTTTCCGGCAGCCCGGCGTTACAGACGGCGCGGGAAATTGTCTACTGCCATCATGAGTGGTGGGATGGCAGCGGCTATCCCGAAGGGCTCAAGGGGGAGGAAATCCCCCTGCCTGGTCGGTTGATGGCCATCGCCGACGTTTACGACGCCCTGGTCTGCCAACGGGTTTACAAGCCCTCCATCAGTCACGATGCGGCGGTGCGGATCATCCGCCAACGCAGCGGTACCCAATTTGATCCTGAAATTGTGGAAGCCTTTCTCCGGGTCGAAAAAGACTGGAAGCGGATCTACGGGGATTTGAAAGGGCAGGGGGAGAACGAAGAGTTGCCGAACGGCATTGTTGATCCACTGAAGTAG
- a CDS encoding OmpA family protein, with protein sequence MPDDSGTVGSITVSNPQGSQTLGEAWQATAVADSAASPAAPTILSADEVKARFHDALAVQPEPVRRFILYFQKGSKALTEESQALIPEVIATIRERRSVDTSVVGHTDTVGSNEANMRLSQERAAIIATMLTDAGIDPTMLETSSHGERNLLVSTDDEVSEPRNRRVEITVR encoded by the coding sequence ATGCCGGACGATAGCGGTACGGTCGGGAGCATTACGGTCAGCAATCCACAAGGTTCGCAAACTCTCGGGGAGGCCTGGCAGGCGACGGCTGTCGCCGATTCTGCGGCTTCCCCCGCCGCCCCGACGATCCTCTCTGCCGATGAAGTCAAGGCCCGTTTCCACGACGCCCTGGCGGTGCAACCGGAGCCGGTGCGGCGCTTTATCCTCTATTTCCAAAAAGGCTCCAAGGCGCTTACCGAAGAATCGCAAGCCCTCATCCCCGAGGTTATCGCGACGATCCGCGAGCGCCGCTCGGTCGATACCAGCGTCGTCGGCCACACCGACACGGTCGGTTCCAACGAAGCCAATATGCGTCTTTCCCAGGAGCGCGCCGCGATCATTGCTACGATGTTGACCGATGCCGGGATTGATCCGACGATGCTTGAAACCAGTTCCCACGGCGAGCGCAATCTGCTGGTGTCGACTGACGACGAGGTTTCCGAGCCGCGCAACCGTCGCGTCGAAATTACCGTGCGCTGA
- a CDS encoding FecR family protein — protein MKELCILLVLLVFCPTFVQAQDERIGSIKNVEGEVFVLRGGETIAAEAGTVLYRADQLKTGETGRVGVVFRDDTRLSLGGNSDLAVEQFEFAPGEGRFGLVLRLARGMAAFVSGQISKLAPDAVRLETPVGTVGVRGTHFVMDIVG, from the coding sequence ATGAAAGAGTTATGTATTCTTCTGGTGCTGCTGGTCTTTTGTCCCACATTTGTCCAGGCTCAGGATGAGCGTATCGGCAGCATCAAGAACGTTGAGGGTGAGGTTTTTGTCCTGCGCGGCGGCGAGACGATCGCGGCGGAGGCGGGGACGGTGCTCTATCGCGCCGATCAGCTAAAAACCGGCGAGACGGGCCGGGTTGGTGTGGTCTTTCGCGATGATACCCGTCTCTCTCTCGGTGGTAACAGCGACCTGGCTGTCGAGCAGTTCGAATTCGCCCCTGGCGAGGGGCGTTTTGGACTGGTGTTGCGTTTGGCCCGGGGGATGGCGGCCTTTGTTTCCGGGCAGATCTCCAAACTCGCGCCCGATGCCGTGCGTCTGGAAACCCCGGTGGGAACGGTGGGGGTGAGGGGAACGCATTTTGTCATGGATATCGTCGGATAA
- a CDS encoding SphA family protein codes for MRRFYRLSIFLLLGVVLSAGSVAAFNQPSVNLGFTSFLDGAPPAGSGLYLTEYLQYYTADKLADLPFDDPSVDVTISLTQATYQSATELFPGARWGLNVMLPLVFIDSDPLPETDSGFGDLLVGPFLQWDPIMGKEGPRMLNRIELQTIWPTGKYDEKRALNPGSNHFSFNPYWSATLFLTQEVTASWRIHYLWNDTNDDPFGGADELKAGQAWHGNFTLDTAVFPKTLRVGLNGYFFDQLTHTRVDGRSIDDDERVFAVGPGGIWHISPDMHLFFNVYKEFEAENRPEGERYNLRFVWHL; via the coding sequence ATGCGTCGATTCTACCGGTTGAGCATCTTCCTTCTCTTGGGCGTGGTCCTGTCGGCCGGATCCGTCGCCGCCTTCAACCAGCCGTCGGTCAACCTCGGCTTCACCAGTTTTCTCGACGGCGCGCCTCCCGCCGGCAGCGGGCTCTATCTGACCGAATATCTTCAGTACTACACCGCCGACAAACTGGCGGACCTGCCCTTTGACGATCCCTCGGTCGATGTCACCATCAGTCTCACCCAGGCCACCTACCAGTCGGCGACGGAACTTTTCCCCGGCGCCCGCTGGGGGCTCAACGTCATGCTGCCGCTGGTTTTCATCGACAGCGATCCCCTGCCGGAAACGGATTCGGGTTTCGGCGACCTGCTCGTCGGTCCCTTTCTCCAATGGGATCCGATCATGGGTAAGGAGGGGCCGCGGATGCTCAATCGCATCGAGCTGCAGACCATCTGGCCGACCGGGAAGTACGACGAAAAGAGGGCGCTCAATCCCGGCAGCAACCATTTCTCCTTCAATCCTTATTGGTCAGCGACGCTTTTTCTCACCCAGGAAGTGACGGCCTCCTGGCGCATTCACTACCTGTGGAACGACACGAACGACGATCCCTTCGGCGGGGCCGACGAGCTCAAGGCGGGGCAGGCCTGGCACGGGAATTTCACCCTGGATACGGCCGTCTTCCCCAAAACCCTGCGGGTCGGGCTCAACGGCTACTTTTTCGATCAGCTCACTCATACCCGGGTCGACGGCCGCTCCATCGATGACGACGAGCGGGTTTTTGCCGTCGGCCCCGGCGGCATCTGGCATATCAGCCCCGACATGCACCTCTTTTTCAATGTCTATAAAGAATTCGAGGCGGAAAATCGGCCGGAGGGAGAGCGCTATAACCTGCGCTTCGTCTGGCATCTGTAA
- a CDS encoding response regulator, protein MQKVLMIDDDQLFLDYIEDYVRERYPALEFSTCLDPIRGLAAIHEGLALLLLDLEMPGLDGRKMLGYAVAKGVGRNRIIILSGRDAEYLHKQFPMGSCLAVLNKHEMRQKAVLDMIFSSLHEKCANSVEQTRQAAQV, encoded by the coding sequence ATGCAAAAAGTTCTCATGATCGACGATGATCAATTGTTTCTCGACTATATCGAGGACTATGTCCGCGAGCGCTATCCGGCGCTGGAGTTCAGTACCTGTCTCGATCCGATCCGCGGCCTGGCAGCGATTCACGAGGGGCTGGCGCTGCTGCTGCTTGACCTGGAGATGCCGGGGCTCGACGGCCGCAAAATGCTTGGCTACGCCGTGGCCAAAGGGGTCGGCCGCAACCGGATTATCATTCTTTCCGGGCGGGACGCCGAATATCTGCACAAACAGTTTCCCATGGGCAGTTGTCTGGCGGTGCTGAACAAGCATGAGATGCGACAGAAAGCCGTTCTCGACATGATTTTCAGTTCCTTGCACGAAAAGTGCGCCAATTCGGTTGAACAAACCCGGCAAGCGGCTCAAGTCTGA
- the mgtE gene encoding magnesium transporter, protein MDQKLQMLLDTVRKLIRRGAYPHITKVLAKSHPADIAHLFRYLDLKEQRILFNLLADPEISAYVLSELDHATGAQLLEQIDKETITEVLQEMPYDDAVDIIRNMPEELAEEVLQSMEVEHSEEIEELLKYDEDTAGGIMATEIFSLREEMTVREAIEAVQGAEDIEMVFYLYVTDEYNHLVGVLSLRQLLTVPPTARLKDIMTADVISVRTDIDQEEVAHLVAKYNILAIPVVDEGNKLMGIITVDDVIDVMREEATEDIYKMAGSSDEELLYGYKSFKIARLRLPWLITNLFGGVITGYLMWLFKATLEEVIALISFIPVITGMGGNVGGQSATIVVRGFATGRVDVSTMRQVFLKELRVGVIMGVVCGTTIGLVAFFWHHNPYLGLVVGLAMVTAMSVAATMGVVAPFFFKRVGVDPAIASTPFVQTANDITGILIYFGTATLFLSYLR, encoded by the coding sequence ATGGACCAGAAACTGCAAATGCTCCTCGACACCGTCCGCAAGCTGATCCGGCGCGGCGCCTATCCTCATATCACCAAGGTTCTCGCCAAGTCCCATCCTGCCGATATCGCCCATCTTTTCCGCTATCTCGACCTCAAGGAACAGCGCATCCTCTTCAATCTGCTGGCTGATCCGGAAATCTCGGCCTACGTTCTTTCCGAGCTCGACCATGCCACCGGCGCCCAGCTGCTGGAACAGATCGATAAGGAAACGATCACCGAAGTGTTGCAGGAGATGCCCTACGACGACGCCGTCGACATCATCCGCAACATGCCTGAGGAGCTGGCCGAGGAAGTGCTGCAGAGCATGGAGGTCGAGCACTCGGAAGAGATCGAGGAGCTGCTCAAATACGATGAGGATACCGCCGGTGGCATCATGGCCACCGAGATCTTCTCTCTACGCGAGGAAATGACGGTTCGGGAGGCGATCGAGGCGGTACAGGGCGCCGAAGACATCGAGATGGTCTTCTATCTCTACGTCACCGACGAATATAATCATCTGGTTGGGGTTTTATCCTTGCGTCAGTTGTTGACCGTGCCGCCGACGGCCCGGCTCAAGGATATCATGACCGCCGATGTCATCAGCGTGCGCACCGATATCGACCAGGAAGAGGTGGCCCATTTGGTGGCCAAATACAACATCCTGGCGATTCCCGTCGTCGACGAGGGGAACAAGCTGATGGGGATCATCACCGTCGATGACGTCATCGACGTTATGCGCGAGGAGGCCACCGAGGACATCTACAAGATGGCCGGCTCCAGCGACGAGGAATTGCTGTACGGATACAAATCTTTCAAAATCGCCCGTCTGCGCCTGCCCTGGCTGATCACCAACCTTTTTGGCGGAGTGATCACCGGCTATCTGATGTGGCTGTTTAAGGCGACCCTGGAGGAAGTTATCGCCCTTATTTCCTTCATCCCGGTCATCACCGGCATGGGTGGCAACGTCGGTGGTCAGTCGGCGACCATCGTCGTGCGTGGCTTCGCCACTGGCCGCGTCGACGTTTCCACCATGCGCCAGGTTTTCCTGAAAGAGTTGCGGGTGGGGGTCATCATGGGTGTGGTCTGCGGTACGACCATCGGCCTGGTCGCCTTTTTCTGGCACCATAATCCCTATCTGGGGCTGGTAGTCGGTCTGGCCATGGTGACCGCCATGTCCGTAGCGGCGACCATGGGCGTCGTAGCCCCGTTTTTTTTCAAGCGTGTTGGGGTCGATCCGGCCATCGCTTCCACTCCCTTTGTGCAGACCGCCAACGATATTACCGGCATTCTCATCTATTTCGGCACCGCCACCCTTTTTCTCAGCTACCTGCGTTAG
- a CDS encoding NAD-binding protein, whose protein sequence is MGEVGAATRMKFVVNLVQSELMVALAEGLVLGEKLGFNAEKILEVLESGGVASPLFNAKGRSIARGDFSRNLALKYVYEGLMQAKEVADKSSLELPAANAVAKVYEKAVKAGRGEEDFSAVIKELG, encoded by the coding sequence GTGGGCGAGGTCGGTGCCGCGACGCGCATGAAGTTTGTGGTTAACTTGGTGCAGTCCGAGTTGATGGTGGCGCTGGCCGAGGGCCTGGTGCTGGGTGAAAAACTCGGTTTCAACGCCGAGAAGATCCTCGAAGTCCTTGAATCGGGCGGCGTGGCCTCGCCGCTCTTCAACGCCAAGGGGCGGTCCATCGCCCGGGGGGATTTCTCCCGCAACCTGGCTTTGAAGTACGTTTATGAAGGCCTGATGCAGGCCAAGGAAGTGGCGGATAAATCGAGCCTTGAGTTGCCAGCGGCCAATGCGGTAGCGAAGGTTTATGAAAAGGCGGTCAAGGCCGGTCGGGGCGAGGAAGATTTCTCGGCGGTTATCAAGGAACTCGGCTAG